In the genome of Spirochaetaceae bacterium, one region contains:
- the pstC gene encoding phosphate ABC transporter permease subunit PstC encodes MKRSYIIASVMKWVLLAFTMIAAGTTFFIVIFIAMRGLPLFASFSPLQFLFSASWLPTAAEPSFGIAAFIVGTFQVTLLALVIAIPISLASAIIMAYLTPPKIAGFFRLMVSLLAGIPSVVYGFFGIVAVAPFIREHIGGNGFSILTAGVILAVMIIPTIVSVSETSLRAVADEIKMGSLALGATLWQTIVRVLLPSAKSGISAAIALGMGRAMGETMAVLMVAGNAPVIARSLTGMGRTLTMNVVNEMGYASGTHLSALFATALVVVVLVLLLNLLVSYINRESKK; translated from the coding sequence ATGAAACGTTCTTACATTATTGCTAGTGTTATGAAATGGGTGTTACTAGCCTTTACAATGATAGCGGCCGGTACTACTTTTTTTATTGTCATTTTTATAGCGATGCGCGGGTTACCGCTTTTTGCTAGCTTTTCGCCGTTGCAATTTTTGTTTAGCGCCAGCTGGCTGCCCACCGCCGCTGAGCCTAGCTTTGGTATAGCAGCCTTTATTGTAGGTACTTTTCAGGTAACTTTACTGGCTTTAGTTATTGCCATTCCGATTAGTTTAGCTTCGGCCATTATTATGGCTTATCTTACCCCGCCTAAAATAGCGGGTTTTTTTCGTTTAATGGTTAGCCTTTTAGCCGGTATTCCTAGTGTGGTTTATGGCTTTTTTGGTATAGTGGCCGTAGCCCCGTTTATCCGCGAGCATATTGGCGGTAACGGTTTTAGTATTTTAACGGCCGGTGTTATATTGGCGGTAATGATTATCCCTACTATCGTGAGTGTTAGCGAAACCAGCTTGCGTGCCGTAGCCGATGAGATTAAAATGGGCAGCTTAGCGCTTGGGGCCACTTTGTGGCAAACTATTGTGCGTGTGTTGCTGCCATCGGCTAAAAGCGGTATTAGCGCCGCCATTGCTTTAGGTATGGGCCGGGCGATGGGCGAAACTATGGCCGTGCTTATGGTAGCCGGTAATGCCCCAGTCATTGCCCGAAGTTTAACCGGTATGGGGCGTACTTTAACGATGAATGTGGTAAACGAAATGGGCTATGCCAGCGGCACCCATTTATCGGCGTTGTTTGCTACGGCTTTAGTGGTGGTGGTTTTGGTGCTGCTGCTAAATTTATTGGTATCTTACATTAATAGGGAAAGCAAAAAATAA
- the pstA gene encoding phosphate ABC transporter permease PstA → MALRFKRRKKVQEKFAFALLYLLASLAFVALFGILGFILVRGFWTDTNDFSQFLAETSESYLYNDEEWQLVVNRGVRLRRITTAQMNDVADGNLINYTNLSGQDLFIRPMVLINTEQLTEAQAHLQQLGAFIYGPQNLTGRLVGGRVVPVRQWQLVANNAVFGDRRTIATLTAAEQQQLLEGGITNWQQLNGENLAVIKAYSLAELQANPSAFMQTTFFESNQLDDVRVINVWARRQEPNLTLSMLIEAPRMAGAAGGFSTIILNTIYMIALSLLIAVPFGVGTAIYLTHYAKKGKLVKVLRTLIDILAGIPSIIFGLFGFIIFVGILGFGIGLLSGCLTLSLMLLPTLMKNAEEALKTVPAGYKDGSLALGANLWQTVFFVLIPAARNGILTGIVLAAGRVMGESAALVLTMGFDYGAASSLFSSSRVLTTHLYMLIREGISIERAFAVAALLAIIVLVTNFLASKLISGRKNA, encoded by the coding sequence ATGGCTTTACGTTTTAAACGGCGCAAAAAAGTGCAAGAAAAATTTGCCTTTGCTTTACTTTATCTGCTGGCTTCGTTGGCTTTTGTGGCTTTATTTGGCATTTTAGGTTTTATTTTAGTGCGTGGCTTTTGGACCGATACCAACGATTTTTCGCAGTTTTTAGCCGAAACCTCCGAGAGTTATCTTTATAACGATGAAGAATGGCAGCTGGTGGTTAATAGAGGAGTGCGGCTTAGGCGCATAACTACCGCCCAAATGAACGATGTGGCCGATGGTAATTTAATTAATTATACTAATTTAAGTGGGCAAGATTTATTTATTAGGCCTATGGTATTAATTAATACCGAGCAATTAACAGAGGCGCAAGCCCACCTCCAGCAGCTCGGGGCTTTTATTTATGGCCCGCAAAATTTAACCGGCCGGCTTGTCGGTGGCAGGGTAGTGCCGGTTAGGCAGTGGCAGTTAGTGGCTAATAACGCTGTTTTTGGGGATAGACGCACGATTGCTACCTTAACGGCGGCCGAGCAGCAGCAGTTGTTAGAGGGCGGGATAACTAATTGGCAGCAGCTTAACGGTGAGAATTTAGCCGTTATTAAAGCTTATAGCCTTGCCGAATTACAGGCTAATCCTAGCGCTTTTATGCAAACCACTTTTTTTGAATCTAATCAGTTAGATGATGTACGGGTTATTAATGTGTGGGCCCGGCGGCAAGAGCCCAATTTAACGCTTAGTATGCTTATAGAGGCGCCGCGTATGGCTGGGGCCGCCGGCGGTTTTTCTACCATCATTTTAAATACCATTTATATGATAGCTTTATCGCTGCTGATAGCGGTACCTTTTGGCGTAGGCACAGCCATTTATTTAACGCATTACGCCAAAAAAGGCAAACTGGTTAAAGTACTACGTACTTTAATTGATATTTTAGCGGGTATTCCTAGTATTATTTTTGGTTTATTTGGGTTTATTATTTTTGTGGGGATACTGGGTTTTGGGATTGGTTTATTAAGCGGCTGTTTAACTTTAAGTTTAATGTTGTTGCCTACTTTAATGAAAAATGCCGAAGAAGCCTTAAAGACGGTACCGGCCGGTTATAAAGACGGCAGCCTTGCTTTAGGGGCTAATCTATGGCAAACGGTTTTTTTTGTGCTTATTCCGGCGGCACGTAACGGGATACTTACCGGTATTGTTTTGGCGGCCGGGCGGGTAATGGGCGAAAGCGCCGCTTTAGTGCTTACTATGGGCTTTGATTACGGGGCGGCCAGCTCGCTGTTTAGCAGCAGCCGGGTATTAACCACCCACTTATATATGTTAATCCGCGAAGGTATCTCTATCGAAAGAGCTTTTGCGGTGGCGGCATTACTGGCCATTATTGTGCTGGTTACCAACTTTTTAGCCAGTAAGTTAATTAGTGGGCGCAAAAACGCTTAA
- the pstB gene encoding phosphate ABC transporter ATP-binding protein PstB, protein METNIVFEVKNLSLFYGAYQALHNISLNINKNKATALIGPSGCGKTTFLRTLNRMHELIEGCRIEGKILLEGRDIIKDYDAINLRNHVGMVFQKPNPFPMTIYDNIAYGPRLRGVKKRHLLDEIIEKALKDANLWSEAKDRLRRSALGLSGGQQQRLCIARALATEPSVLLMDEPTSALDPISTGHIEELIDSLKEKYTVVIVTHNMQQAARISDYTAFFLLGHIEEAGETTQIFSKPKSKKTEDYISGRFG, encoded by the coding sequence ATGGAAACTAATATAGTTTTTGAGGTAAAAAATTTATCGTTATTTTATGGAGCGTATCAGGCTTTGCATAATATTTCGTTAAATATAAATAAAAACAAAGCAACGGCGTTAATTGGGCCATCGGGCTGTGGTAAAACCACTTTTTTAAGAACCCTTAACCGCATGCACGAACTTATAGAAGGCTGCCGTATAGAGGGTAAAATTCTTTTAGAAGGGCGCGATATTATTAAAGATTACGATGCCATTAATTTGCGCAACCACGTGGGTATGGTTTTTCAAAAACCCAACCCTTTTCCTATGACTATTTACGATAACATTGCTTACGGGCCGCGCTTGCGCGGGGTTAAAAAGCGCCATTTGCTTGATGAAATTATCGAAAAAGCCCTTAAAGATGCCAACTTATGGAGCGAAGCCAAAGATAGGCTGCGCCGCAGCGCGCTTGGCCTTTCGGGCGGGCAGCAGCAGCGCCTATGTATTGCCCGTGCCCTTGCCACCGAGCCCAGCGTGCTGTTAATGGACGAGCCGACCAGCGCCCTCGACCCGATTTCCACCGGCCATATCGAGGAGCTTATCGATAGCTTAAAAGAAAAATATACGGTAGTAATTGTAACCCACAATATGCAGCAAGCGGCGCGTATTTCGGATTATACGGCCTTCTTTTTGTTAGGCCATATCGAAGAAGCCGGCGAAACAACGCAAATTTTTAGTAAACCTAAAAGTAAGAAGACCGAAGATTATATCTCGGGGCGTTTTGGCTAA
- the phoU gene encoding phosphate signaling complex protein PhoU — MTRTRFTKKLVEIRMAVVTMHELVEQALKSLIPVLQNGLLDEAERIKAGDVEINKLEGKIFDLCASAIVTEQPVAQDLRRVISSLKIVADLERIGDYAANIAKQLLSYPHSVRVIKEVDFLPMIEQGVAQLSSAISSYVNDDTGEARLVAAEDRKMDKLFDEVMERVANELAGQSEPARESWLQIAIIGRYLERLGDHVTNICEWTVYSVEGELVEL; from the coding sequence ATGACACGTACACGATTTACCAAAAAATTAGTAGAAATAAGAATGGCCGTAGTAACTATGCACGAGCTGGTGGAGCAGGCTTTAAAATCGCTTATCCCTGTCCTTCAAAATGGTTTACTAGATGAAGCCGAACGTATTAAGGCCGGCGATGTAGAAATTAATAAATTAGAAGGAAAAATCTTCGATTTATGCGCTAGCGCTATCGTTACCGAGCAGCCGGTAGCCCAAGATTTACGGCGGGTTATTTCGTCTTTAAAAATTGTGGCCGACCTTGAACGTATCGGCGATTATGCCGCTAACATAGCCAAGCAGCTGCTTAGCTACCCGCATTCGGTACGCGTGATTAAAGAGGTAGATTTTTTACCAATGATTGAGCAAGGCGTTGCTCAGCTTAGCTCGGCTATCAGCAGTTATGTGAATGATGATACCGGCGAGGCGCGGTTAGTGGCCGCCGAAGACCGTAAGATGGATAAATTATTTGATGAAGTAATGGAGCGGGTAGCTAACGAACTGGCCGGGCAAAGCGAACCGGCCCGCGAATCTTGGCTGCAAATAGCTATTATCGGCCGTTACCTCGAGCGACTGGGCGACCATGTAACCAATATTTGCGAGTGGACCGTTTATAGCGTAGAGGGCGAACTGGTAGAGCTTTAA
- a CDS encoding methyl-accepting chemotaxis protein → MIKLKLKGFSILTICGVLTVLLSIGALVTGLFTRNRAFDSSVYIASGEAKSISISTEMIFTNKFNHSEAIASVVRNNIITIAPEQRREIVSGNVTRFVQRIRDNFDYLYVVLEPNALDGLDNQFIGILGSDQTGRLALFYNGRGQLLDLRSEVFNSNLSYYADAFRSGRPQLIEPTEVRGTSSITVSVPITNAEGQNIGVVGMALSVAQLQDYLISRVIEMFGRSEGIYSNVMTPTFSSIAGIQGSTAAYLANIWPAHIVQPLERSITNGTSYQGVFWNNRMQDDTLIVTYPLRIPGIDTLWSVGFIIPMTIVNIPANTVLFFSSSITFFTLLISIVMVFILMSSIVKPITKVEQLANTISSGDLRLDVDEKLLKRHDEIGGMSKALNQMKQQLTTVIVNAQANTKAVSAGSTEINAAGANIAHGSSEQAASAEEIAASIEEMASTIVSNTENANNTEKIAEEAAQNALAGGEAVTKTITAMRAIAEKIGVIEGIASQTNLLALNAAIEAARAGDAGRGFAVVAGEVRKLAERSALSATEISALSKESLIIAENAGSLITEIVPQIQQTAGLVQEIASASRQQRLGIDQIEKAMSQLDATTQNNAASAEELASSASVLIEQTSALQREIDFFKTNAGRSTAALPSPSLPAASPKISAASKPTSAKPYNPAAVKPVKAPPPKPIIKNEVKKELSKASPAKSKPLPASPTATDDDDFISF, encoded by the coding sequence ATGATAAAGTTAAAGCTTAAAGGTTTTAGTATTTTAACTATCTGTGGTGTCTTAACTGTGCTGCTCTCCATAGGGGCGTTGGTTACCGGTTTGTTTACGCGCAACCGGGCTTTTGATAGCTCGGTTTATATTGCGTCCGGCGAAGCCAAGAGTATCTCTATCTCTACCGAGATGATATTTACCAATAAGTTTAACCATAGCGAAGCTATTGCCAGTGTGGTGCGTAATAATATTATCACCATAGCTCCCGAACAAAGGCGCGAAATAGTAAGCGGTAACGTTACGCGTTTTGTGCAAAGAATTAGAGATAATTTTGATTATTTATATGTGGTGCTGGAACCTAATGCCCTTGACGGCCTAGACAATCAGTTTATCGGCATTTTGGGCAGCGACCAAACGGGCCGTTTAGCTCTTTTTTATAATGGCAGAGGGCAGCTTTTGGATTTGCGCAGCGAGGTTTTTAACAGCAATTTATCTTATTATGCCGATGCCTTTCGCAGCGGCCGGCCGCAGTTGATAGAACCTACAGAGGTACGCGGCACGTCATCTATTACGGTAAGTGTGCCCATTACCAATGCCGAAGGGCAAAACATTGGGGTAGTAGGTATGGCTTTAAGTGTGGCGCAATTGCAAGATTATCTTATTAGCCGTGTGATTGAGATGTTTGGCCGTAGCGAAGGCATTTATAGTAATGTGATGACGCCTACTTTTTCCTCTATCGCCGGGATTCAGGGCAGCACAGCGGCTTATTTAGCTAATATTTGGCCGGCCCATATTGTGCAGCCGCTAGAGCGCTCCATTACTAACGGTACATCGTATCAAGGTGTTTTTTGGAATAACCGTATGCAAGACGATACTTTAATAGTAACTTACCCTTTAAGGATACCGGGGATTGATACCTTGTGGAGCGTAGGTTTTATCATTCCTATGACTATTGTTAATATCCCGGCCAATACGGTTTTGTTCTTTTCGTCATCTATTACCTTTTTTACTCTTTTAATATCTATCGTTATGGTTTTTATTTTAATGAGCTCTATTGTTAAGCCCATTACCAAAGTGGAACAATTAGCTAATACCATATCCAGCGGAGATTTGCGCTTAGATGTTGATGAAAAACTTTTAAAGCGGCACGATGAAATTGGCGGTATGTCTAAGGCTTTAAACCAAATGAAGCAGCAGTTAACCACCGTTATTGTTAATGCGCAGGCCAATACAAAGGCCGTTAGCGCCGGCAGCACCGAAATTAACGCCGCCGGCGCCAACATTGCGCATGGTAGCAGCGAGCAAGCGGCCAGCGCCGAAGAGATAGCCGCCAGCATAGAAGAAATGGCCAGCACCATTGTCAGTAATACTGAAAATGCCAATAATACCGAAAAAATTGCCGAAGAAGCTGCTCAAAATGCTTTAGCCGGCGGTGAAGCCGTAACTAAAACCATTACCGCGATGCGGGCCATTGCCGAAAAAATTGGTGTTATTGAGGGTATTGCCAGTCAAACCAACTTACTGGCCCTTAACGCCGCCATCGAAGCCGCTCGTGCCGGTGATGCCGGGCGCGGGTTTGCCGTTGTGGCCGGTGAGGTGCGCAAACTGGCCGAACGCAGCGCCCTTAGCGCCACCGAGATAAGCGCCCTCTCTAAAGAGAGCTTAATTATTGCCGAAAATGCCGGCAGTTTAATTACCGAGATTGTGCCGCAAATTCAACAAACGGCCGGGCTGGTACAAGAAATTGCCAGCGCCAGCCGCCAGCAACGTTTAGGGATAGACCAAATAGAAAAAGCCATGAGCCAATTAGATGCCACCACTCAAAATAATGCGGCCAGCGCCGAAGAGCTAGCTAGCAGCGCCTCTGTACTTATTGAGCAAACTAGCGCCCTGCAAAGAGAAATTGACTTTTTTAAAACCAATGCAGGAAGAAGTACTGCGGCTTTGCCATCACCTAGTCTACCGGCAGCTAGCCCTAAAATTAGCGCTGCTTCCAAACCAACAAGCGCCAAACCTTATAATCCTGCCGCCGTTAAACCAGTTAAGGCTCCTCCACCTAAACCCATTATAAAGAACGAAGTTAAAAAAGAGCTGTCCAAAGCAAGCCCTGCTAAAAGTAAGCCTTTACCGGCTTCGCCTACCGCAACCGATGATGACGATTTTATTAGTTTTTAA